From one Cyanobacterium stanieri PCC 7202 genomic stretch:
- a CDS encoding Abortive infection protein (PFAM: CAAX amino terminal protease family~COGs: COG1266 metal-dependent membrane protease~InterPro IPR003675~KEGG: cyc:PCC7424_3016 abortive infection protein~PFAM: Abortive infection protein~SPTR: Abortive infection protein), producing the protein MNLKRSLLAIVTIVSLFSVFFALGQSLAEPQVQSQLELYQTNLILNVAELEESEDKNINEIAQTLVGNNPYQVAEKQYQNVLDAVITQTEKKEEEFINISETPRQQIKESINANQQLTEQLKIKLGIINAVQNNEEKASEYWQQASTNPVAPILDQIWISPTSIDENAEVIIEDNLDDWFQLIVLEKYYQIENNQTQLLEIQALQQTLAEKATTRLIILSLIPFFGGVIGTGLILFLLIQWFLKKESSILAVNGGLSWELKWDWETILQVLIVGFFFVSQILLPLIFSASGISPAGFNIRGKALYVLVSYFLMAGSGLLVLYLSVKPFFPLPEGWFKLTNKNWFWWGLGGYLTAIPLVFLVSFLNQQIWDGQGGSNPLLLLALESQDKVALLIFFITASVAAPIFEEIIFRGFLLPSLTRYMPVWGAIVLSGGVFAIAHLSLSEILPLATLGILLGIIYTRSRSLLSSIMVHSLWNSGTLFSLFLLGSKLN; encoded by the coding sequence ATGAATCTCAAAAGATCGCTTTTAGCCATAGTCACAATCGTTTCCCTATTTAGTGTGTTTTTTGCCTTGGGGCAAAGTTTAGCAGAGCCTCAAGTTCAATCTCAACTAGAATTATATCAAACTAATCTTATTCTCAATGTTGCAGAATTAGAAGAATCTGAAGATAAAAATATCAACGAAATTGCCCAAACTTTGGTGGGAAATAACCCCTATCAAGTAGCAGAAAAACAATATCAAAATGTTCTCGATGCTGTCATTACACAAACAGAAAAAAAAGAAGAAGAGTTTATTAATATTTCTGAAACTCCTAGACAACAAATAAAGGAAAGCATTAATGCCAATCAACAATTAACAGAACAATTAAAAATTAAATTAGGCATCATCAATGCGGTTCAAAATAACGAGGAAAAAGCGTCTGAGTATTGGCAACAAGCATCAACCAATCCCGTTGCACCAATCCTTGATCAAATCTGGATTTCGCCAACATCCATAGATGAAAATGCAGAGGTAATTATTGAAGATAATTTAGATGATTGGTTTCAATTAATTGTCCTTGAAAAATATTATCAAATTGAAAATAATCAAACTCAATTGTTAGAGATTCAAGCATTACAACAAACCCTCGCAGAAAAAGCAACCACAAGATTAATTATTCTTAGTCTTATTCCCTTTTTTGGAGGTGTAATTGGTACTGGTTTAATCTTATTTTTATTAATCCAATGGTTCCTTAAAAAAGAATCATCAATATTAGCAGTTAATGGTGGTTTATCTTGGGAATTAAAATGGGATTGGGAGACTATTTTACAAGTTTTAATTGTTGGTTTTTTCTTTGTTTCTCAAATACTATTGCCCCTTATTTTTAGTGCCAGTGGTATTAGTCCTGCAGGTTTTAATATTAGAGGTAAGGCGTTATATGTTTTAGTTAGTTATTTCTTGATGGCAGGGAGTGGTTTATTAGTTTTATATTTGTCCGTCAAACCCTTTTTCCCTTTGCCCGAAGGTTGGTTCAAACTAACCAACAAAAATTGGTTTTGGTGGGGATTAGGTGGCTATTTAACGGCCATTCCCTTAGTATTTTTGGTTTCTTTTCTCAATCAACAAATTTGGGATGGACAGGGGGGTAGCAATCCATTGTTATTATTAGCTTTGGAATCTCAAGATAAGGTGGCATTACTAATTTTCTTTATTACTGCCTCAGTGGCGGCACCTATTTTTGAAGAAATTATTTTCCGAGGTTTTCTATTACCTTCTCTTACCCGTTATATGCCTGTATGGGGTGCCATTGTACTTAGTGGAGGTGTCTTTGCGATCGCCCATCTTAGTTTATCAGAAATATTACCTTTAGCAACTTTAGGTATTTTGTTGGGAATAATATATACTCGCTCCCGCAGTTTACTCTCTTCGATTATGGTACATAGTTTATGGAATAGTGGTACTCTTTTCAGTCTATTTCTATTAGGTAGTAAACTCAATTAA